The Chryseobacterium glaciei DNA window TTGATTAATTTTAAAAGAAACATTTTTACATCATCATTAGATCAATAGGAATGGGTTTTAACCCATTTTTATAATGAATAAATTTCAACGGCTTTAGCCAAAACATAAAGAAGAAAATAAAAAACACATTATTTAACCATGAAAACTATAAATTATTTAAAAGGAGATGCAACAAACCCTCAAACAAAAGGAAATAAAATCATCATTCATATTTGCAATGATATAGGAGGTTGGGGAAAAGGTTTTGTAATGGCAATTTCTAAACGGTGGAAAAATCCTGAAACTGAATATAGAAAATGGTTTCAAAGCGGAGAAAATTTTAATCTTGGTGAAATTCAAATTGTTCAAGTTGAAGAAGATATTTGGATTTGTAATATGATTGGTCAACATAAAACGATTTCAAACTCCAAAGGAATTGCTCCAATTAGATATGAAGCTGTCGAAAAATGTTTAAACAAACTAATTGATGAAGCCTTACAATTAAATGCAAGTGTACATATGCCGAGAATTGGCTGCGGTTTAGCGGGAGGAAAATGGGAAGAAATTGAGCCAATTATTGAAAGAACATTGTTGAAAAATAATGTGGAAGTATATGTTTATGATTTTGAATAAAACTTAAATAATGAAAACAACAACACTTTACAGACCTGTCGGAGAAAAGGAAATGGTTTTAATTATCGAAAGCAATTTCAAAAAATTTCCACCAAGATTAGAATGGCAGCCGATTTTCTATCCTGTTTTAGACG harbors:
- a CDS encoding macro domain-containing protein, with amino-acid sequence MKTINYLKGDATNPQTKGNKIIIHICNDIGGWGKGFVMAISKRWKNPETEYRKWFQSGENFNLGEIQIVQVEEDIWICNMIGQHKTISNSKGIAPIRYEAVEKCLNKLIDEALQLNASVHMPRIGCGLAGGKWEEIEPIIERTLLKNNVEVYVYDFE